A region of Paraburkholderia sp. BL23I1N1 DNA encodes the following proteins:
- a CDS encoding glycosyltransferase yields the protein MTQAPTEARSTIDDKAAEGSRPRVLMCPFTNPTNRYIQIQKDLYASIGYDVVPLSIKGLLNGGFSQLFKPDNILAFHWLEYRPFKRDKGTARLSLTGSLLFAFYCSLMLIGRAKVVYFVHDHVVHDTIGFNRRLSMRIMALVRRLADFRVVHAPDFQAQYNAHYLPHPLYWDAPGQAPTTPKKDSATPLYSLLGVIRLYKQIDALLNVWPNECKLHIAGHGTEAYLATLNEIIDKRSLRNVVHLDAKFLSDAEFAQSIIDSDVLILPHAADSMLVSGAFFEAIGRVPLLIARATPFMVWAARKFDNVMLFDDISELPKIVHSINESWPTIARQESNLAIDEFGWNACRRRYEQFFEAVGGHRNAVQKPVV from the coding sequence ATGACGCAAGCACCCACGGAGGCACGCAGCACGATCGACGACAAAGCGGCAGAAGGGTCGCGGCCCCGGGTACTGATGTGTCCCTTCACCAACCCCACGAATCGCTACATACAGATTCAGAAAGATCTCTATGCCTCGATCGGCTATGACGTCGTGCCGCTTTCCATCAAGGGCTTACTGAACGGCGGGTTCTCCCAACTGTTCAAACCCGACAACATTCTCGCTTTTCATTGGCTTGAGTACCGGCCATTCAAGCGCGACAAAGGCACTGCCCGGTTGAGCTTGACGGGATCCCTGCTCTTCGCGTTCTACTGTTCGCTCATGTTGATCGGTCGGGCGAAGGTTGTTTATTTCGTACACGATCACGTGGTCCACGATACGATCGGCTTCAACAGACGTCTCTCGATGCGGATCATGGCACTCGTTCGTCGCCTTGCGGACTTCCGCGTGGTTCACGCGCCGGATTTCCAGGCGCAGTACAACGCGCACTATCTGCCGCATCCACTCTATTGGGATGCGCCTGGACAGGCACCCACCACGCCTAAAAAAGATAGCGCGACGCCACTGTATTCGCTGCTCGGCGTGATTCGCCTGTACAAGCAGATCGACGCTTTGCTCAATGTCTGGCCGAACGAGTGCAAGCTGCATATCGCCGGGCACGGCACGGAAGCCTACCTCGCGACGCTAAATGAAATCATCGACAAGCGATCGCTCCGGAACGTTGTGCACCTCGACGCCAAGTTCCTATCCGATGCGGAGTTTGCACAAAGCATTATCGATAGCGACGTGCTGATCCTGCCGCACGCAGCCGATTCAATGCTGGTGAGTGGCGCGTTTTTCGAGGCCATCGGACGCGTGCCGTTGCTGATCGCGCGCGCCACACCATTCATGGTCTGGGCCGCCAGAAAGTTCGACAACGTCATGTTGTTCGACGACATCTCCGAGCTTCCCAAGATCGTTCATTCGATTAACGAATCGTGGCCGACGATTGCTCGTCAGGAGAGCAATCTGGCTATCGATGAATTCGGCTGGAATGCCTGTCGTCGGCGCTACGAGCAGTTCTTTGAAGCCGTTGGGGGCCACCGGAACGCGGTGCAAAAGCCCGTTGTTTAG
- a CDS encoding MFS transporter has translation MSMIAARIERLPFSGFHRRLLLMGGLGYTFDAMDAAVLAFLLPVLRTQWGLTSVQTGVLGSGTFMGYFFGAMLAGMLGDIIGRRKVMMYALVIYCVASLASALANDWGFFLATRIVAGLGTGAESAIVAPFLSEFVARRYRGSFTGSLAGFFSFGFVAAALLGYLVIPLAPNAWRAVMVITALPILMLLWWRRALPESPRWLEARERIEEADAIVSRMEADVIQTGMQLEPLPPVREGTVPLAAGRASIVANVKALWAAKLARITAMTWLMWLSITFSYYAFFTWIPGLLVQNGMTITRSFSYSLVIYIAQIPGYFSGAWLNEKIGRQATIATYMILGGVSALGLALTRTDAGIMVSGILLSFFMNGTYAGVYAYTPEVFPTDVRATGTGLASSIGRLGAIAAPILVGYVYPLLGFAGVFGATTLVLLTGAMAVVLMGVPTRGRSLEDIAAGQIES, from the coding sequence ATGTCGATGATCGCCGCTCGCATCGAGCGCTTGCCGTTTTCGGGTTTTCACCGCCGCCTGCTGCTGATGGGCGGCCTCGGCTACACCTTCGATGCGATGGACGCCGCCGTGCTCGCGTTCCTGCTGCCGGTGCTACGCACGCAATGGGGGCTGACGAGTGTTCAGACGGGCGTGCTGGGAAGCGGCACGTTCATGGGCTATTTCTTCGGCGCCATGCTCGCGGGGATGCTCGGCGACATTATCGGCCGACGCAAGGTCATGATGTACGCGCTTGTGATTTACTGTGTAGCGTCTCTTGCCAGCGCGCTGGCGAACGATTGGGGATTTTTTCTTGCGACGCGTATTGTCGCCGGCTTGGGGACGGGAGCGGAAAGCGCCATCGTCGCGCCGTTTCTCTCGGAGTTCGTGGCGCGGCGGTATCGCGGGAGTTTCACTGGCAGCCTTGCGGGGTTCTTCTCCTTTGGCTTTGTGGCGGCCGCACTGCTCGGCTATCTCGTGATCCCGCTCGCGCCCAATGCGTGGCGCGCGGTCATGGTCATCACTGCACTGCCCATTCTGATGCTGCTCTGGTGGCGCCGCGCATTGCCCGAGTCGCCGCGCTGGCTCGAGGCACGCGAGCGGATTGAGGAGGCCGATGCAATCGTGTCGCGGATGGAGGCGGATGTAATCCAGACGGGCATGCAGTTGGAGCCGCTACCTCCCGTGCGCGAAGGCACCGTTCCACTCGCAGCCGGCCGCGCCTCAATCGTCGCGAACGTCAAGGCGTTGTGGGCGGCGAAGCTCGCGCGCATCACGGCAATGACATGGCTCATGTGGCTATCCATCACGTTCAGCTACTACGCTTTTTTCACGTGGATTCCCGGCCTGCTGGTTCAGAACGGCATGACGATCACGCGGAGCTTTTCGTATTCGCTCGTGATTTACATTGCCCAAATCCCGGGATATTTTTCAGGCGCGTGGCTCAATGAAAAGATCGGCCGGCAGGCAACGATCGCGACATACATGATATTGGGCGGCGTATCGGCGCTTGGGCTTGCATTGACGCGCACGGATGCGGGCATCATGGTGTCGGGCATCCTGCTTTCGTTCTTCATGAACGGCACCTATGCCGGCGTTTATGCCTATACCCCGGAGGTTTTCCCCACCGACGTGCGCGCAACGGGCACGGGGCTGGCTTCGTCAATTGGCCGCCTGGGCGCGATTGCCGCGCCTATTCTCGTCGGGTACGTCTATCCGCTGCTGGGCTTTGCAGGCGTGTTCGGTGCTACGACGCTTGTGCTGCTGACCGGCGCGATGGCCGTGGTACTCATGGGGGTGCCGACTCGCGGCAGATCACTCGAGGATATTGCAGCAGGGCAAATCGAATCGTAA
- a CDS encoding FadR/GntR family transcriptional regulator, whose protein sequence is MDYRHLQQRKSLHGRIVQELGMDIVGGKVQPGQRLPAEAVLCERYGVSRPVLREATRVLVAKGLVVSKPRVGSVVKPRGEWHMLDPDVLFWTINSVPEGEFFSSLLTVRRVIEPAAAALAATAATSDDVARIASAYDQMERAQTASALLDPDLEFHRAIMAATHNDLLAYIGNMLSLALSESIKLTSRHPDTHALSLPRHKAILTAIQSRDPLGARHASLVQLDNARADAESVLEAGSQFQTHP, encoded by the coding sequence ATGGACTACCGTCATCTGCAACAGCGCAAGAGCCTGCACGGCCGCATTGTGCAGGAGCTCGGCATGGATATCGTCGGCGGCAAGGTCCAGCCGGGCCAGCGGTTGCCTGCTGAGGCGGTCCTGTGCGAGCGCTACGGCGTGAGCCGCCCTGTGCTGCGTGAGGCCACCCGGGTGCTCGTGGCAAAAGGGCTGGTCGTGTCGAAACCGCGTGTCGGCAGTGTTGTGAAGCCTCGCGGGGAATGGCACATGCTCGACCCCGACGTCCTGTTCTGGACGATCAACAGTGTTCCGGAAGGCGAGTTCTTCAGTTCGCTCCTGACCGTGCGCCGCGTTATCGAACCCGCGGCGGCCGCACTCGCCGCCACCGCGGCCACAAGCGACGATGTTGCGCGCATTGCATCGGCTTACGACCAGATGGAACGTGCGCAAACCGCAAGCGCGCTACTGGATCCCGACCTCGAGTTTCACCGCGCGATCATGGCGGCCACTCATAACGATCTACTGGCCTATATTGGCAACATGCTCTCGCTTGCCCTGTCGGAATCGATCAAGCTGACGAGTCGCCATCCTGACACGCATGCGCTTTCGTTGCCGCGGCACAAGGCGATTCTCACTGCGATCCAGAGCCGTGACCCGCTGGGCGCGCGGCACGCAAGTCTCGTCCAGCTCGACAATGCGCGCGCGGACGCCGAAAGCGTTCTGGAAGCCGGCAGCCAATTTCAGACACACCCCTAA
- a CDS encoding amidohydrolase family protein, producing MTTFLLRNGALLDPTRPDLLEGFEVLIEDGFVREVSDKPIKSGIANVIDVKGKTIMPGLIDLHVHVVAVEFNLPRVATLPNVLVTLRAVPIMRAMLRRGFTTVRDAGGAGHPFKQAVESGLVEGPRLFVSGRALSQTGGHADSRARTDYMPPDSPCGCCVRVGALGRVADGVDEVRRAVREELQMGADQIKIMASGGVASPTDPVGAFGYSEDEIRAIVAEAQGRDTYVLAHAYTPATIARAVRCGVRTIEHGNLIDDETARLVAEHGAYVVPTLVTYDALASEGEKYGLPPESIAKVADVHGAGMHSIEIMKRAGVKMGFGTDLLGEAQRLQSDEFRLLAEVMSPAEVIASATLVGAEVLGRQDKLGRIMPGAHADVLVVDGNPLKSVDCLLGQGEHIPLVMKDGRIFFNEL from the coding sequence TTGACCACCTTCCTCCTACGTAACGGCGCGCTTCTCGATCCCACCCGTCCTGATCTGCTAGAAGGCTTCGAAGTCCTCATCGAGGACGGCTTCGTCCGCGAGGTTTCCGATAAGCCGATAAAAAGCGGCATCGCGAACGTCATCGACGTCAAAGGCAAAACGATCATGCCGGGTCTGATCGATCTGCACGTGCATGTCGTTGCGGTCGAGTTCAACCTGCCGCGCGTCGCGACGCTACCCAACGTGCTGGTTACGCTGCGCGCCGTGCCGATCATGCGCGCAATGCTGCGCCGCGGTTTCACCACCGTGCGAGATGCAGGAGGTGCCGGTCATCCATTCAAGCAGGCGGTCGAGTCGGGGCTCGTCGAGGGGCCGCGTCTTTTCGTCTCCGGCCGCGCGTTGAGTCAGACAGGTGGTCATGCCGATTCGCGCGCCCGCACCGACTACATGCCGCCCGATTCACCCTGCGGATGCTGCGTGCGCGTGGGCGCGCTGGGCCGCGTGGCGGACGGCGTCGATGAAGTGCGCCGGGCCGTACGCGAGGAACTGCAGATGGGCGCCGACCAGATCAAGATCATGGCTTCGGGCGGCGTTGCTTCACCAACCGATCCGGTCGGCGCATTCGGCTACTCCGAAGATGAGATCCGCGCGATCGTAGCCGAAGCTCAGGGGCGCGACACCTATGTGCTGGCGCATGCCTATACACCTGCGACGATCGCGCGCGCGGTGCGCTGCGGCGTGCGCACGATCGAACATGGCAATCTGATCGACGATGAGACCGCCCGCCTCGTTGCGGAGCACGGCGCGTATGTCGTGCCAACCCTTGTCACCTACGACGCCCTTGCAAGCGAAGGCGAAAAGTATGGATTGCCGCCTGAAAGCATTGCCAAAGTCGCGGACGTGCATGGCGCCGGTATGCACTCGATCGAAATCATGAAGCGCGCCGGGGTCAAGATGGGCTTCGGCACAGATTTGCTCGGCGAGGCGCAGCGTCTGCAGAGCGACGAATTCCGGCTTCTGGCTGAAGTCATGTCCCCCGCCGAAGTGATCGCGAGCGCGACCCTCGTCGGTGCGGAAGTGTTAGGTAGGCAGGACAAGCTCGGCAGAATCATGCCGGGTGCCCACGCCGACGTACTGGTGGTCGATGGCAATCCGCTGAAGTCCGTCGACTGCCTGTTAGGTCAGGGCGAGCATATTCCGCTCGTGATGAAGGACGGCCGGATCTTCTTCAACGAGCTCTAA
- a CDS encoding DUF2784 domain-containing protein, with protein MIWLANTVLVVHALLAVFIVYGLLAIWVGAALGWKWIRHRGFRLTHLFLIVIVSALSLLGIACPLTTLEDWLRTGSLETNGFAQGFIQRWVSRLLYYDFPVWVFTLLYVAFGLVVVLTWRLVPPRNASHAKATRR; from the coding sequence ATGATCTGGCTAGCCAATACGGTGCTTGTCGTGCACGCGCTGCTTGCGGTTTTCATTGTGTACGGACTCCTCGCGATCTGGGTGGGTGCCGCTCTCGGCTGGAAGTGGATACGCCATAGGGGTTTCCGACTCACACACCTGTTCCTGATTGTTATCGTGTCGGCGCTCTCGCTGCTGGGTATCGCGTGTCCGTTGACGACGCTGGAGGACTGGCTGCGCACGGGTTCGCTGGAAACGAACGGATTCGCGCAAGGGTTTATCCAGCGTTGGGTGAGTCGTTTGCTCTACTACGATTTCCCCGTGTGGGTATTCACGCTCCTGTACGTCGCTTTCGGTCTGGTGGTGGTGCTGACCTGGCGTTTGGTTCCACCGCGGAACGCATCTCATGCGAAGGCAACACGCCGGTGA
- a CDS encoding RcnB family protein, with the protein MKLTIVAPLLIISLLGTSTAVFAQKHDDNHGGGQPPHEKQNPGHGGPQHGYGHGQGPHDASLGGPGGPVPHNDWHKGERLPSEYRDRNYVVDNWHEHGLQPPPRGYQWVGVNGDYVLAAVATGVIANVLLSGH; encoded by the coding sequence ATGAAGTTGACAATCGTCGCACCACTTTTGATCATTTCGCTACTCGGTACGTCCACTGCCGTCTTTGCGCAGAAACACGACGACAATCACGGCGGCGGTCAGCCTCCGCACGAAAAACAGAATCCGGGTCACGGTGGCCCGCAGCATGGGTATGGTCACGGGCAGGGGCCGCATGATGCGTCTTTGGGCGGTCCTGGCGGTCCCGTTCCGCACAACGACTGGCACAAGGGCGAGCGGCTTCCGTCGGAATACCGCGATCGTAATTACGTTGTCGACAACTGGCACGAACACGGCCTGCAACCACCGCCGCGCGGGTATCAGTGGGTCGGGGTGAACGGGGACTATGTACTCGCCGCCGTCGCCACTGGTGTCATTGCCAACGTTCTGCTTTCCGGGCACTAA
- a CDS encoding ATP-grasp fold amidoligase family protein, which translates to MPTSKSAPFEQEIATSTPEDPCRPTQQSVSVVRRLKEAAKCMLPDSVFVSLLHHKCIGRYPNLLRPATFNEKILQRSLSPDPRYISLTDKLSVREYVAAKIGERHLIPLISAPDVLTREVFDALPDSFVMKANHGSSFVEVVRNKSETSFETLQLLAAQWLSTDFYYIAREKHYRTIKPRIFFEQLLLDQSGQIPADYKLHCFGGRPGRPIIYILVISNRFGSATHGDVYDVDWNHLDVAIGHYKRSAAPAPRPNNLESVLDTAVTLCEDFDYVRVDLYAPDNQVFFGELTFTPGAGVLPFTPDSIDYEWGKLLS; encoded by the coding sequence ATGCCCACCTCCAAGTCCGCACCGTTCGAGCAGGAGATCGCTACATCTACGCCAGAAGATCCGTGTCGGCCAACGCAGCAGTCAGTTTCCGTAGTCAGGCGGCTCAAGGAGGCGGCAAAGTGCATGCTGCCGGATTCCGTCTTCGTGAGTCTGCTACATCACAAGTGTATTGGCCGCTATCCGAATCTTCTCCGTCCAGCCACCTTCAACGAAAAGATCCTGCAACGAAGCCTCAGCCCGGATCCCCGCTACATTAGCCTGACCGACAAACTTTCGGTACGCGAATATGTTGCGGCCAAGATAGGAGAGAGGCATCTCATCCCGTTGATATCGGCGCCGGATGTGTTGACGCGTGAGGTATTCGACGCGCTGCCTGATTCCTTCGTCATGAAGGCGAATCACGGCAGCAGCTTCGTCGAGGTGGTCAGAAACAAGTCCGAGACCTCGTTCGAGACATTGCAACTCCTCGCCGCGCAGTGGTTGTCCACCGACTTCTACTACATCGCACGCGAGAAGCACTACCGCACTATCAAGCCGCGCATCTTCTTTGAGCAGCTGCTGCTGGACCAATCGGGTCAGATACCCGCCGATTACAAGTTGCATTGCTTTGGCGGCCGTCCGGGACGTCCCATCATCTACATACTGGTGATATCCAACAGGTTCGGGAGCGCGACGCATGGCGATGTGTACGACGTCGACTGGAATCATCTCGATGTGGCCATCGGCCACTACAAGCGGAGTGCCGCACCGGCCCCGCGCCCGAATAACCTGGAATCCGTGTTGGACACCGCAGTCACCCTTTGCGAAGACTTCGACTATGTCCGCGTGGACTTATATGCGCCAGATAACCAGGTTTTCTTCGGCGAGCTGACCTTCACGCCGGGCGCCGGAGTGCTGCCCTTTACGCCTGACAGCATTGACTACGAGTGGGGAAAACTGCTGAGTTGA